A stretch of Gemmobacter fulvus DNA encodes these proteins:
- a CDS encoding SelT/SelW/SelH family protein, which produces MTDPRRPVITLTYCTQCNWLLRSAWMAQELLSTFGQDLASVTLIPGTGGIFQITLDGALIWDRKAQGGFPDVKQLKQMVRDHVWPERDLGHIDRSTDPA; this is translated from the coding sequence ATGACAGACCCCCGCCGCCCCGTGATCACGCTGACCTATTGCACCCAATGCAACTGGTTGTTGCGCAGCGCCTGGATGGCACAGGAGCTGTTGTCGACCTTTGGTCAGGATCTGGCCTCGGTGACGCTGATCCCCGGCACGGGTGGCATTTTCCAGATCACGCTGGATGGCGCGCTTATCTGGGACCGCAAGGCGCAGGGCGGCTTTCCAGATGTGAAACAGCTTAAACAGATGGTGCGCGATCACGTCTGGCCCGAGCGTGACCTGGGCCATATCGACCGCAGCACCGATCCCGCCTGA